The nucleotide sequence atccaggagtCATGATCAAGGGCGTAGGAACTCTGGGTTCCTCTTCAGAGCGGTGATGATGTAACCGGGAGAAAGCCAGAAGAAAgtagttaataatattaaaaatcgcACAGCCAATTCTGCCATATAAATAgcatgtaattaaaataacagaaaCATTAACATTATTCTTCTATCACCTGTTTTCACATCATTGTAGCTCACGATGTGCAtttgatcatacatacatataatcacgtctatattccttgcggggaagacagagttaacagtcttggaaagactgataggccacattcagctgattTGATCATGATCCTttaggtaagtcaggtttattacaaaaaactactcccatctgacttcTGCAACTTTTGTAGAGGAACATAAACCTATATTGGATTCATGGAAGAAACTGCcctagatgaatgtgcctgttccctaagtcgccttttacgacatccacttGTAACAGATACGGTGCCATTCAAATATCAAGAACTACACGTCTCTAGAGAGCTCAGTCCCTTGGTACtctattttacttaaaattattacactCTCAAATTTcttagtattaatttttttggtatttttagGTTAAATGTGAAAATCATCACTTTAATAATCATTAAGTTTACCTCTAGCTTTAAACCttattaaagttttgaataaatgaatatagaatttgttaaaattgtaCCCATTTTAGTAATTAAGGTGTATTCGACCTAAttccctttattttatttaataaatcggacttgatttaaatattaaaacgtCCAATCACGTGCGACCACATTCGACCAAAATAATTTGAGCAATTGTGATTAATTTAGCCGTTTTGCCGTGGTTTTTACCGACTGAgccaaaaaagaaatgttacatacatacatatatataataacgtctttatcccttgtggggtagagccaacagtcttgaaaagactgataggccacgttctgctatttggcttaatgatataatttatataaaattacatacattatgtatgtatgtaattttatacttattcacaatattttttatgcagACAATGTACACTCGTCCACGATTAAGacttaagagatctatatttgtaaattgatgtcCAGTGAAAACGCTGCAGCGTAGTTTGTTGCGCCGCTACTTCTGCACATGTGCTAATAGAAaccggtagtagatataataatatttaagtgaCATGACGTCAATACATTGTACCCAAaaattatgaagaaaaaaatactattttgtaGTATTGTTTCGTTCTTTCTATGCCCGTTCCTTCACGGGTGTCAgcaaactaattaaaaatctcATCTGTTACCTGCAGGCGCCGTGCGAAGCGTAatcgtaaataaaacaataaaagatgGTGCAAACGAGGTGAAAACTGCCCAGTTTTGGCAACATTCGTCAAGAATGTCCGCACTGCAAGGGTTGAACTGATCACAAGCAATAACAGCCTTTGTTGCTTTAAAAACAAGACACTAAACTGTACAATCGTACAAGCAGACCGACCAACTTGTTGAAATTCCGATGGCGTCTGCTTAAAGGCACCCCAAATTTGAGCGGTACATGCCCAAAATTTACTTAACATTTATTGCTCTGATTTTTAGGTCGATTTTCGCTTGTTCCGTTTCATTGCGGGTTTGAAATAAGTTTGTATTTGAGAACGGTGTTGCAATTTCGGCAAGGAAAGCTCTTGGTCCGATGGCCACTAATTTTGGCCAATCGCAGCTAACGGATAACGTGTGAGACAAATTTTTAGCTGCTATCTAGTATTTTTGCTGTAGAAAAAACGAAAGGCGCTGAAAAATGTTGAAGTAACCCGGCGCGGGACACCGCTTACTGTTAATGGCCGGGAGATggagataacatacatacatacatatagtcacgtcgatatccttgcggggtagacagagccaatagtcttgaatatactgataagccacgttcagctgctcggcttaatgatggaattgagatccaaatagtgacaggttgctagcccatcgcctaaaaaaagaatcacaagtacttatgtaagcctatcttaCATAAGTACTAGTATTCTCAGGAAAGCGTAATGAAACTAAACcattaatgccgtgtggttccaggcaccaatacaaaaaagaataggaccactccatttctttcccatggatgtcgtaaaaggcgactaagagataggcttacatacttgtgattctttttttaggcgatgggctagcaacctgtcactatttggatctcaattccatcattaagccgagcagctgaacgtggccattcagtcttttcgggactattggctctgtctaccccgtaagggatatagacgtgactatatgtatgtatatatgaaaaataaaagccgCGTGTAAAAGATTTGGAGTGGTCGTATCGTTTACATGGATGACCAGTGCACGGAGCGAATTTTTCGCCGAAAATCGTCCGCAATTTAAATCTATTccctatattttaaatacggAGTGTATTTCTggcctgtaaaaaaaatgtggcaAGCTTCCTttgttaaaaatgaaattagatatttaaaatcgTTTCTTATCgtaatacaaataagaatCAGTGACAACATTTTCGATAGCAAGTCACATTAGCTATGACGAGACCAATTTTATTGAAGAGTCACTGTATTTAATACAAGGCCATTTTTATAACGTTTggtagttattttaattatgatagTAGAAGTATtgtgaaataacaaaaatatttttcgaaaAAGGATAacgatttaatatatatacatacatttaacaatatataatttaattgaaagaattaaataatatattgtctAATGGTATTATTATGAACTGTCGTTTACGTAACTCATTTATAagctttttacaatatttatttgaaatcttgaaatttgatttattttacttaaaaaaaaatcatataagttatataaaagaaaatttaagaaatagttattttttaacatttaatattgcttgttgtaaattaaaaatagaggATATTGCACATTTTATTGCGAAACTTGTAAAGTAGTTTcaattgtatacatacatttgttcacatctatatcccttgcggggtagacgaagCCAACAGTCACGAAAAGGCTGAAACGCcatgtatggctttatgatggaattgagattcaaatttaaCTGTATATTAttcttgccgtgtggtcccggcacaaatagaaaaaagaataggaccactccatctctttcccatggatgtcgtaaaaggcgactaaggggtaggcttataaacttgggattcttcttttaggcgatgggctagcaacctgtcactatttgaatctcaattctatcttaaagccaaacagctgaacgtggcctattagtctttacaaaactgttggctctgtctaccccgcaagggatatagacgtgatcatatgtatgtatgtattattcttaaatatttttaaataaatactctaagatattatttttttaaactacctTCTGCACGGGGCTTTGCTGCGGTAGGAactacaagaaaaaaatctatctattttttctatccctgtgccaaatttcgtcaaaatcagTCTAgtattttatgtgtttattcgttaaaaacaaaaatacaaatcatttCCTTTATAGCATTAGTATGGATAAAACCTACATTTGAAGCACCAAATTACATTATTGTGTAAATCCGCATCATTCCTTAACACAATTAACAAAAACCTATGTATGTGAAGAGATTATTTCTAGAACTGTTATCAAGTATGACGCGATACGATTATAGatcactttataaaaatactgagAGTCAttgtagatttttatatttgtgcccgATCCTATTAACGTGAATAAATACTTTCAAAAGCTAGACCAGACGGTCTAGCctttgaaaatgtttattcacattaaaaataagttactgtcatatattttaataataattggcTTATTCCCacgattttgtttttcttatacACGTGTTTTTACgggaaatgtttttttgtccCAATTTTAgctatacaaaattataatgctatttaattgttttttaattataataataatttgttgaaTCCAGCATTGTTCGTATGGTTCCCTATATAataacgtgtggttcccggcagagATGATAGGGCTAGGACCATcttttccccatggatgtcttaaaaggcgattttttttattatgatatgggaatcagatttttttttctgtgttttgtttttccgCTACAGTTTAATCTTGCGTTGCAAAAAAGGGTtcttgtttaaatttaaaataagccaTAGACGAATCAATTAATGAAacacacaaaattaaatatattagtcaTTTATTAGATTTGTTCATAATATTGATCACTTGTCGGTGTTAAAAATAGCGCGaggacataaaaaaattatcattaaaaatctCATACTTTGCGTGACTTACTCGtaactacaaaaaatatgtttaatgcGAAACTAATAAATAGTGTGGCATGtctattgattaaattatgaatattttttttcattaaatttccttttttcatttacatgCTTCGTAGTTACATGCTTTGTAGTTACATGAacctatttttatcattaggtTAAAGGTTGACTTCCATCATTATGGCTATGTGTTTATGATTTATGACAGGTtacaaaatgatttaaaatagtaCCCTTTGGCCTCCACACAATTAAATCTTGAGACATTGAATCGACAAGATAAGTCTCAGTCATTAtgaagataatttaaaattatcgtCATTACAAATTAGCAGTAAAGTTGCAAATTGTAGCATGACAATATGATATGgtataggaaaaataaactgctttatttttgtactctTCAAAATCTTTAACAATTatcataatagaaaaaaaaaattatctctcTGTTATTTAATATCATAGACAAGATTATGGTTTACGTACCTATTGGACATGTACATTATCACTAGCCTTTTGATTCTGAttctatttgatttaaaaaaaatattaaattatattcactggactatttcaaatataatataaatattataatacaattCGTTACTAAGCATCATATATATTTACGTGACTGAGTTATATAGTGTATTCAACTATCGGTCATTATatctaaattttaaacaaaattgagCTAGTACACAAACcgtattatttctttttcttgtcATCCTTCGCAGGCAAGAACAACCCTACGCATTTCTGCAACAATTCAGTAAATATCATTGTACCTAAAAACACTAAAAATGTGCCAACCCAATGTCCTACTGTGAACGGGTTCCTAAAGTACACtatggaaaataataatgacacGAATTTTCTCAAAGTCACTGTCAGAGTGACAGTCAAAGACGCGCTCTCAGTAGTTAAAACATACACTGCACTTATACACAAACCTTGAGTCAACACGTACAATATTAACCACAACACTTGTCTAGGTAAAATAAAGCCTACAAATTCAACCATCGGAGTTTCGGTCGCCAACTTAACGTGACCTACTAAATTCGACGCCGTGGGGAGCCAAAATACCAACGGTAATAAATGAGTGTAATATAACGCCTCCCAAGGATGTTTCCCGTGTTTAGCATAGAGGGATTCTTGGAAAATTCCCATTCTAGCCGACACGAATAGAGCGAATGTCAATATAGCTATGCCCAGACACCACCACAACCAATCGATGAACTTGAGTCTTTCCTCTTCTTCGGCGTCCTCGTGAGTTTCTCTCGGTGCTTTGACATCACCACTTGACTGTATCGTGCAAATGGCAGTACCGGCTGATATCATGAAGATCGACAAGTATTTTAAGAATGAGTATTTCTTCTTAAGGATCCACACTCCCATGGCCATGTTGGCCATAAGTGACCCGGCTCTGAATATCATGTGGAGTGGCATAGATATATTGAAATCAAATGCATAGTTGTTGGCAACACTGCTAGTCCAGAAAAAGCCGACTAAAATGAGGTATTGCTTGAAGGGTATGTTTCTTTTGGCTGTGCCAAATTTGCCGACTGTGCAGAATCCTATAGTTGCTATGAAAAGGAACTGCAGGAACGTGGCAAGGTTCCCGGCTCCTGGGTCCTCTTTTACGACTAATTCCAGGAACACTACGTTGGAACAACATCCAACAAAGACCATACCAACGGCCAAAGCTGCCTTGATATTCATCTTGgaactgaaatataaaaaaaaaacaaaattaattataaataatattattttgttgtaggTACTGCTAACCTACTCGACAgattacacatattttttgttaaaatttcaatgattaaaaaaaagagaacacTTGAcgtaattttaagttaaatcattttgataaaaatcatTGACAATAATATCTACAGTGATAagataatctaaaaaaaatcaatattacaataaaaaatttgaaaatggatATCAATAATAggtaatttgttaaaaaggtttgttacagaaatttacagaaatgtaaatgataaagaaagcaataaattaaattaaaaatcttattcacagtcacagaaattaaattattgataaCAAACACAGCTCTAACCTACATTACAatatcacacacacacatgcacgTCAAAACTGGTAGGTTATATTATTCAGGCGGCATCGTCCAACAAAAGTAACAGATCACATCTCATATCCAACAAAGAAcagtattaattaatgtaactACTTACATTTAAACGTGGATCCGTGcagtaattataaacaaacacaaatattcaCGTCGTATTTTGCATTATTGACAATTGAATGTGACAGGCAACGTGTATGCCATTGGCCGCCGTTGGCGCTAGTGTGCGTACTAACTATCTGTGTATTCATGACCGTGGCCTCGAAATAGTACGCATGCGCTGACAGCCGCGTCGGTTAAACAGTTGGcgccaaaaaataaaaagatggcGTTAGTTTATTAGACAACACTTTTGTAACATGTTGTGTTGACTTGGCTTTCGTTCATTATCACagatatgtattatatagTAGGTATTCACATGGATGAAACTGCATCAGCCACAGattaatataacttttttaaagtaattcaaaaattatgtTGCCTGGTATAAAAAAGCATTCTCTTTTTAATAGAcactacttaattttaaattgctttaatcattaaattgattttagacaatgtaaattaaaaaacgttAGTTATACAGTTTTAATCATGCCATCTTTAATAACTTATCAAAgacgataaaattttaaaattttcatttataagtaagtattcaattttcattaatatttcaaaatcgaTTAATTTTTTACTGTTATGTTTCACAAGAACGGTCCATAACGAGAAAATGATTTACCGCTAACATCGGATAGTACCAAAGCCGAGCTATAAAATAGAGTTATAGCATTTTATTACCATAACAATAAGAGGTTGGAGGCCCTAAGCCTTCAGAAATGGGTACCGATTTGTGTTAACAAGAGCTCTTCTCATGTTAAATACCCACAAGGGAATTTGAACCCTATTTTCAGAACAATAAAACGAATCTTTAGTTTTTGTTCTTAAAAAGTTGTGCTTGAAGAATTAGActcctaaaagaagatacTTTCAAAATGGCgctataaatataagtattcagTAAAAGTATAACATTTGGCTAAACCAATTTTACTATCATTATGTTTTGAtaaacaccaataaaaaaatatttcattgagTCCggtcatttttttaattgtttataaccAGAGTTGGTTCAATCGAAATTGGGGAGGTGAAACTCTAAACATCTCTTTTATCGTTTCAGCTGTTTTAAAACTTCATTCAAACCGCAAGGAATTACCTACATGcttaaaaaaacactttttggAGCCCCTCATTATTAAATCAGGTgctttaaacattatttttatgttacattCCTATATAACTCTTTTAAATATTCCATGCACCCAAGTAAAGATGAAACGATCTTAAACATCTCTTCTAAAACCCAGAGACACATGACATGAcatataaagtataaaatcatCATACAAAATACACAATACAGCGGAGAACCGCAAAAATActtcaaaaatatgaaaagttCACCTCTGCTTCTAGATTAAAAGATTGTCTGGGACGTGAGAGGggttttaatagttttattactgAAATATCTACGTCTGTCCAGAAcgcatttataacatacatttttaactgACACTTGAGTGAATTTTGTGAAATACGTGTGGTGATTTTGTGGGTTATTACATTTGGTTTAAACGAAGACTGTGCGATTAGCAAGAGAAATACTTATGACtaaaggggtagacagaccttTATTCACCATGCAATGTTAAGTTGGATGGAATTCAGTAGGTAAAGTGACAAGTTGTgtccaaaaagaaaaataacaaattgatattttttacattcacTTTCAGAAAATCTCTTTTGAATTATTACTATTAATATTTGCCTCTTACCCGTGCAGATCATAAAAGTCAATCGAGgattaggctaataaacttggggttcttcttttgggcgacgGGCAACAGCaacctgttattattttaatctcaattccaacatcAAGTCATACAGCtcaacatggcctttcagttttaaaaattaagtttattggatctgtctaccctgtaagagattttttccaaatttaaataattttgcccATAAAAATCTATACGATCGTTCCGCGAATTTTGAACTGAATGTTAGTATTAGTTGAAATAATAGCCTACATCCAAAAGGTCGTTAGTTCGAAGCGTCCGCGCGTAATAATTGAATTACGGACATAGCACTCCAATGGTTATCCAATGAAAAAGTTCTGATTAAAAATCAACTTTAACAATGAAACTATAAGGTTCAAATTTACAGTGTAGAAGTGGGAATCTGATTAATTTGTGTGATATAACCTCCTTGGAGGGGATTTTTACCCCTTCCGCGTCGGTATAGTTTAGTGTAGGTGTCGCTAGTGATTAGTCTGATAGTTGGCTACAGTTTCTGATCCACTTTAGCCagtttaagttaaaattttctttagatTTTCTTTCCTAATTTAAGCTgatatctaaaataaaaaaaaatatgtcagaTTTAATTATACCTATTAGTGTAGTGTATTGCAATACATATGAACAAAATGCAACTGACTTAATGacatttcatatttatgtGTAGGTAAACATTTTTCTAATAATGAATTAGTAAATTGAATaatggataaagcgaaagagttagttacaaatttttttgttaattgattatttaagGTGAGAAAAAACATCAAGACACCTGTgaattcaggcaactgaaacGTGTTAgggtaaccatgatccaatattgGTTAGGTGCTCCTGCAAAGATGCGAAGGTCAGACGGTGTGacttcgtttaaaaacctgacttcaTCAAACCAGAATCACGGTCAACGGCTAACCCCaaactcctctccagagaggtatGAACGAAACCGAGACCAACGCGAGGAGATGGCCTCTTTCTACCCCTTCAAGAAAGAGATTTGTGTACCTATTGAATTTCGACCGTTAAGTATAGTCTTCTTTCGGAAATACAGAAATTATCTACGCTTACCACAGTGAAGAAAACATGAAATTCAAAATagcaaaatacaattttttacctTCCGAGTAAAAGTTCTTCAAGAGAAGAAAAACACTTGGTCACTTTCAGTTTCATCTAGTACTGTACatttaatcaatcaatattaaaCTATCTGCCCCACAGCGTAAGATTCATTTTGGAATGTTTCTATCGCATGTGCTTTTTACTCTgtggtttaataataatgcaaCATAGATTAGTTTGATTTATGGCTGTACGCTTCTATATCAATGCCTGAAAAAACTTGTCGACGCGTCCCgccttttcaatttctttttttttctaaacctTTTGGGCGTAAAAAGTATGATTGATATTGCTTCAAATAATATAGTGtttaaatgtacaaaataaggAGCGGTATGACTGAACTATGGATTGTTGAAATGGTGTCAAGTGTTggctataattatttaatcattAGTGACTAAATTTGGGGAATTGAAACTGTGTTAGTTACCCTGTAATTTGAAGGCTTCCGATacgtgattacatacatacataaatatggtcacgtctatatcccttgtggggtagacagagtcaacagacttgaaaagactgaatggccacgttcagctatttggcttaatgatagaattgagattcaaatagtgacaggttgctatcccatcgcctaaaaaagaatcccaagtttgtaaacctatccctcagtcgccttttacgtcatccatgggaaagagatggagtggtcttattctttttgtattggtgccggaaaccacacggcaaatacgtgattatattatgatCATTTATTTCTAGCTGTATGAAAATTcactcttatattttttaaatatcacgCGGCTGTAAAATTTTCTTCGTTCGTATTCGAAAggatgacaaaaaaaaattaaaatgtcaatTCTAATTTCCCGAATTTTTGACGGAcatcaaattaacaaaaaaaaaaaaaacaaaacaaattcaaacCAGCCACGCTGTTATAATTCAGCGGTTTTCATTAAGAAGATTGCTTAGCCGTGCTCCTGTTTGCATAAATTTACATGAAGTTGTGATCCCTAgtcaatattttgattaaaccCGATACCCTTGCACCGTGAAGGGGAACTCTTTTCAATAAGGGTTAACGATGGAACAAAAACatgcatattttataaagcCTCTTTAAAGTTACTTACATAGCGATCTATTTACCCACACACgtacacatagtcacgtctatatcacttgcggggtacacagagccaaaagtctgataggctacgtttgcctgtatggcttaataatagaattaagattctaaCAGtgacagaatcccaagtttttaggcctatcccatagtcgccttttacatcattcatggaaaagagatggtcTTTTCGTATTAACATTATGGTAATAAAACTTGGGTGGCTTTGACGTCGTATTTGTaatgtagttatttatttttaacttggagaaaagtattaaaacagtacattttttttgattgtcattctttttctcatcattataaagattaaaaaaaatcatttatttaatcgGTTCCTTAATcgagtaacaaaaaaaatatacacttaTGAAAACTCCAtcttgaatctaaattcaaactttttttttattatttgtacttaGAACAGCATGATCAGAATAGTTCATAAAGCCAGTGTTAGACTTTAAAATCCCGCAAAAAGACCGTAGTCTCTTAAAATTACAGAGAATTAATTACTGGCCAGTGACAAACGTTCTGGTGCCCCAGTACTAAAATGCAGTAGTGGGCACTCCAGACACCGCGCTATGCAATAAATGCATTCCCTTTCAAGTTTCGAACAAACACGATTCTATATGTGTGAATGTTAATACGCTTTCAAGTAACTAAGTAATGTGTTTGAATATTGTCATTACATTTAGATTTTTACATTtagatatgttttatttgcGATGAACGGGTTTTCGATGGATAAAATGAAAGGTTAGCGAttgacagaaaaaaatataaagatagtAGATTCGGACAATCATTAGAAGAAGGCATACAAATTGACTGCcttctgacctccacaacttttgcagggaaacctaaccctTACTGGATCGGTAAAAGCTACAGTCTATTCCtctagtcgtcttttacgacatcgtgTGGAGTGGAGTTAAACTATTCTATgaaaatgccgggaaccacacggcatcgtatgaaacaatattttacatacatacatacataaaatcacgcctctttcccggaggggtaggcagagactacctctttccacttgccacgatctctgcatacttctttcgcttcgtccacattcataactctcttcatacaagctcggcggtttcgggtacttttgacctgaccctttaccaggacgtccttaatttgatcaagatacgttcgtctaggtcttcccactccgacctttccctccacactctccttgtatatctgcttagtcaacctgctttcattcatcctctccacatgaccgaaccatcttaacatacccttttctattcctgtaactacatcttctttcacatcacaacattcccttatcacgctgttccttatcctgtcactcaatttcacacccatcatactccttaacgctctcatttccactgcatttattctgctttcatgcttcttttgccatacccaactttcactcccatacattaatgtcgggaccaacacgcccctgtgcacagccagtcgagcctttttggatagtttctgactgctcataaaggcatgcaaagctccattcaccatgttccccgcgttcactctcctttcaatatcactatcatacttaccatctgatgtaaactttgatcctagatatacaaactctttcacttgctccactttttctcctccaatcaaaatattacatgctgtcatttctttctccatttcaaaaaccagtgttttagttttacttacgttcactttcattcctttctcttttaaagcttcatgcatacagtttaccatctcctgtaactcctccgctgatgacgccagtataacctgatcgtcggcatagagcagacatttgacgagtaactcattcatccttaatccacttttagactctttcaaatctgtcaaacagctatccataaataggttgaacagccacggtgacgcaacacatccttgcctaacgcctttctcaatcttaaaccactcagtgtgcgctccgtttatcctgacacaagcactcgaatcctcatataaggatttcagtgctcgtattaagagactgctcaccccatgcatagaaagtgctgaccacaattcattcctctcaactctgtcataggccttttccagatctacgaatgtgcaatagactttttgactcttggccaaaaacttttcggctatgcaccgcaaggaaaagacctgatcagtacatcccattccctttcgaaatcccgcttgagcatcccatattttgtcatcagtttcattcctgactctattaatcaataccttagcatacaatttgccgacgacgctaagcaggcttataccacgataatttttgcagtccagctgtgacccttttcctttgtaaagtggcacgataacagccttacaccaatcttttggtactcggccgcttctccaacacaaattgaaaaggcagtacaactgactagctactacgccttttcctgctttaagcatctcgaccgacactctatcacacccagcagcctttcccgctttcatactcttaagtgcttccacaatttcgaacatttcaatttcgccttccatctcattgtctttttcttcgctatagcagaaatctttcttatttccttcctttttttcaaataaactttcaaaatagtccttccatatctttagtacacattcttctcctttcacaacgctaccatcctggcatctgatcctagtcagctctctggttatagtatttcctcgggctgaccttacggatttccagaatactttcagatttgactgaaagtcttctgatagccttttatcaaaatcctctttatactct is from Amyelois transitella isolate CPQ chromosome 13, ilAmyTran1.1, whole genome shotgun sequence and encodes:
- the LOC106137177 gene encoding UDP-xylose and UDP-N-acetylglucosamine transporter — encoded protein: MNIKAALAVGMVFVGCCSNVVFLELVVKEDPGAGNLATFLQFLFIATIGFCTVGKFGTAKRNIPFKQYLILVGFFWTSSVANNYAFDFNISMPLHMIFRAGSLMANMAMGVWILKKKYSFLKYLSIFMISAGTAICTIQSSGDVKAPRETHEDAEEEERLKFIDWLWWCLGIAILTFALFVSARMGIFQESLYAKHGKHPWEALYYTHLLPLVFWLPTASNLVGHVKLATETPMVEFVGFILPRQVLWLILYVLTQGLCISAVYVLTTESASLTVTLTVTLRKFVSLLFSIVYFRNPFTVGHWVGTFLVFLGTMIFTELLQKCVGLFLPAKDDKKKK